In a single window of the Deltaproteobacteria bacterium genome:
- a CDS encoding formate dehydrogenase subunit alpha has protein sequence EDTRAKSGPCKGEYWGLPWPCWLDTHCGTPLLYDSSKPVKDGGHDIRAKWGSKVKKNKTGKHVGDSLLRGDHPVPQATYNGVKFGLDLSLTAIRQALAKGEPPTGRGRARIWAWNLPDPVPVHREPIESPRPDLIEKYPTYKDKPKFYRVLTKYKTLQQQRKNLGDKYPIVLSSGRQVEHMGGGAETRSCPYLVELSPCVYVEIHPNLAKEISVRNGDFVWVETLRGRCRVKAMVTKRVAYDKLRKIAFIPYHWAGVFEGKSYADRYPKNPDGTPTVALAVGDSVNIITVDGYDYTTQMQETKVALCKIYKA, from the coding sequence TAGAGGATACCAGAGCAAAATCCGGTCCCTGCAAGGGTGAGTATTGGGGACTGCCATGGCCCTGCTGGTTAGATACCCATTGCGGCACACCGCTGTTGTATGATTCAAGCAAACCGGTAAAAGATGGCGGACATGACATCAGAGCAAAATGGGGATCTAAGGTGAAAAAAAATAAAACCGGAAAGCATGTGGGAGACAGTCTCCTACGTGGTGACCATCCTGTTCCTCAGGCTACATACAACGGTGTTAAATTTGGCTTGGATCTGAGTTTGACAGCGATAAGGCAAGCGCTGGCTAAGGGTGAACCACCTACCGGAAGAGGTAGGGCGAGGATATGGGCCTGGAACCTGCCAGATCCTGTGCCTGTTCATAGAGAACCCATAGAGTCACCAAGGCCAGATTTAATAGAGAAATATCCTACCTATAAAGATAAGCCCAAATTTTACAGAGTGCTTACGAAATATAAAACCTTACAGCAGCAGAGAAAGAACCTGGGAGATAAGTATCCCATCGTCCTTTCCTCTGGTAGACAGGTAGAACACATGGGTGGTGGAGCAGAGACAAGAAGCTGTCCTTATTTAGTGGAACTTTCTCCCTGCGTATATGTAGAGATTCACCCCAACTTAGCCAAAGAGATAAGCGTAAGAAATGGGGATTTTGTATGGGTAGAGACACTGAGAGGAAGATGCAGGGTAAAGGCGATGGTTACCAAGAGAGTAGCATATGATAAGCTGAGAAAGATAGCATTTATTCCCTATCATTGGGCAGGTGTATTTGAAGGAAAATCCTATGCAGACAGGTATCCCAAGAATCCAGATGGAACACCTACCGTAGCATTGGCAGTGGGTGATTCTGTGAATATTATCACTGTAGATGGTTATGATTATACAACCCAGATGCAGGAGACAAAGGTTGCTCTGTGCAAGATATACAAAGCATAG